Below is a genomic region from Deinococcus misasensis DSM 22328.
GCAGGCAAAATCAAGCAAAAAAAAGTGTCTGCGGTGGGTTGCCGCTCCGACCGCAGACGTTCACTGAAGGATGGAAAGGGATGAGAACCGGATGTCATTCAAACGGTCAGATTCTGCATTTGCCGCAATGCCGGAATCTGTCCGGATTCTCCGAAGGGGAGAGGAGGAGAGGGGCTTGCCTACGGGGTCCCAAAAACGGGATTTCTGGATTTGTCAGCCGATTGCTTGAGGGGTCAGGCTCCAGATGGATGCCCAACCCCTCAGGCTTGAATCATTGTTCTTTCAAAAAGTCACGGTACCAGAGGGCGCTGTCTTTGAGTGTGCGCTTCTGGGTTTCGTAATCCACATACACCACGCCAAAACGCTTGCTGTACCCGAAAGCCCATTCGAAATTGTCCATGAGGGACCACACAAAGTAACCTTTGAGGGGCACTCCGGCTTCAAGGCTGGCATGTGCTGCCTTGAAGTGGGAATTCAGGTAGTTGATGCGTCCCGTGTCATGCACGTGTCCATCTTCGGCCATCTGGTCGGGGTAAGCTGCACCGTTTTCGGTGATGTAGATGTCAGGCAGCTTGTACTCGTTGTGCAGGCGAATCAACAGGTCGCTGAGGCCCTGAGGGAACACTTCCCAGCCCATGTCGGTGAACTCGGTGCCCTCTGGGAGTTTCTTGTCATCCACACTCACAAAAGAGCGGGTGTAGTAGTTGATGCCCATGAAATCAATGGGTTGTGAGGCCACTGCCAGATCGCCGGGCAATACTGTGGGCAGCACGCCTTCTTCTTCGTAAGCTTCCCAGACATCCTGAGGATACTCACCGCGCAAAATGGGGTCCAAGAACCAGCGGTTGGTTCTGCCATCGTTCATGGTGGCCTCGTGCTGGTCGGCTTCGCTGTCGGAGGCTGCATATGCAGGGGTCAGGTTGAGCACAATGCCCAGATCTGAGGTCAGGTTCATGCCACGCAGGCGGGACATGGCCAGACCGTGGGCCAGATGCAGGTGGTGGGCCACTTGCAGGGCGGCTTTCCGGTCAAACTTGCCGGGTGCATGGTGCCCGAGTTCGTTGGACAGGATGGAGACACACCATGGCTCATTGAAGGTGGCGTAGCTCTTGACCCGGCTTCCCAGACGGTCTGCCACCACGGCAGCGTAATCTGCAAAGTAATAGGCCACATCCCGGTTTTCCCAGCCGCCGATGTCTTGCAGGCACTGGGGAAGGTCCCAGTGGTACAGGGTCACGTGGGGTTCCAGACCACGGGCAATCAGACCATCCACAATGCGCTCATAGAAATCGAGACCTTTGCTGTTGACGGCACCTTTGCCTGTGGGGATCACTCGGGGCCATGCGATGGAGAAGCGGTAGGCTTGAACCCCGAGGCTTTTGATCAGGTCAAGGTCCTGTTCCCAGAGGTGGTAGTGGTCACAGGCGATGTCGCCGTTGGTGCGGTCCAGGATTTTTCCCTCGGTGGCGCAGAACGTGTCCCAGATGGAAGGGCTGCGTCCGTCTTCGTGGGCGGCCCCTTCAATCTGAAAACTGGAAGTGGCAGTTCCCCAGATGAAGCCCTTTGGAAAACGGGGCGGGCTGTTGGAAATGACTTCTTGAGATGGAGCGAGGGATTTTACAGTCATGGTGTTTTTTTATCCTTTCACGGCACCGGCGGTGATGCCAGCGACAAGTTGACGGGAAGTGAAGAAGAACATCACCAAGAGAGGCAAGGTGGTGATCGAAGCCCCCAGCATCATCGCCCCCCACTCCACCGTCGAAACCCCCTGAAGACTCCGCAGGATCAACGGCAAAGTGAATGTCTCACTCTCTCTGAGCAGCACCAGAGCGCCCAAAAAGCTGTTCCAGGAGCCAATGAAGGTGGTCAGGCCCAGAGTTGCCAGCATGGGGGTGAGGAGGGGCAGCACCACATTCCAGTAAATCCGGAATTCACTGCACCCATCGATCCGGGCGGCTTCCATGAGTTCTTTGGGGATGGAGGAGGCGATGTACTGACGCATCATGAAGATGCCCACCGCACTGGCTGCACCGGGGATGTACAGGGCTTTGGGATCACCGGCCCAACCGATCTGGTTCATGATGATCACGAAGGGAACCAGTCCCAAAGTGCCGGGGATCATCATGGTGGCAATCAGCATGCCCCACATGCCGTTTTTGCCTTTGAAGTCGTACATGGCGAAAGCGTAACCCCCCAGAGAGCAGAAGAAGAGGGTGAGGGCGACGCTCATGAGGGAGAGGTAGGTGCTGTTCCAGAAGGCCCGCCAGAAGTTGGTTTTGTCGATGAGGATCTGGAAGTTGAGGGGGGTGTCTGCGCCGAACCACACGTGGACAGGCAGTTGGAACATGGTTTCTTTGCTGTACGTGGCGAACACGAACATGAAG
It encodes:
- a CDS encoding GH1 family beta-glucosidase, encoding MTVKSLAPSQEVISNSPPRFPKGFIWGTATSSFQIEGAAHEDGRSPSIWDTFCATEGKILDRTNGDIACDHYHLWEQDLDLIKSLGVQAYRFSIAWPRVIPTGKGAVNSKGLDFYERIVDGLIARGLEPHVTLYHWDLPQCLQDIGGWENRDVAYYFADYAAVVADRLGSRVKSYATFNEPWCVSILSNELGHHAPGKFDRKAALQVAHHLHLAHGLAMSRLRGMNLTSDLGIVLNLTPAYAASDSEADQHEATMNDGRTNRWFLDPILRGEYPQDVWEAYEEEGVLPTVLPGDLAVASQPIDFMGINYYTRSFVSVDDKKLPEGTEFTDMGWEVFPQGLSDLLIRLHNEYKLPDIYITENGAAYPDQMAEDGHVHDTGRINYLNSHFKAAHASLEAGVPLKGYFVWSLMDNFEWAFGYSKRFGVVYVDYETQKRTLKDSALWYRDFLKEQ
- a CDS encoding carbohydrate ABC transporter permease, giving the protein MSVTLQKPDKVRSLSQRYLGSKIALNVVLLLLAIFTMFPLYFMFVFATYSKETMFQLPVHVWFGADTPLNFQILIDKTNFWRAFWNSTYLSLMSVALTLFFCSLGGYAFAMYDFKGKNGMWGMLIATMMIPGTLGLVPFVIIMNQIGWAGDPKALYIPGAASAVGIFMMRQYIASSIPKELMEAARIDGCSEFRIYWNVVLPLLTPMLATLGLTTFIGSWNSFLGALVLLRESETFTLPLILRSLQGVSTVEWGAMMLGASITTLPLLVMFFFTSRQLVAGITAGAVKG